A stretch of the Oxyura jamaicensis isolate SHBP4307 breed ruddy duck chromosome 4, BPBGC_Ojam_1.0, whole genome shotgun sequence genome encodes the following:
- the DTHD1 gene encoding death domain-containing protein 1 isoform X2, producing MEIAEGRITPSADKSEQREKIWQLNLLARDVLLKSDNEERVEYVLRLISSTRELSGSLSQHLGNITESLQDTCHLLSVLHDKHKELTASPEYNDIIDCLQKLKDYLTNTVSHLQEAKNKLYAASCKADDSQIQTAQNTSGETSVCCSEGEAMESVQASSSPSHQSQRTPSPNKTEGQNINRIQSSDTKTVAKEIFASWAENVSAQEQDISREPPMKKEDGECRVLMTSSPEKKDNNGKDKTLRDSSVTEKYSELACQDALKGTREGLPSQTLTDIYDKIVTSCCEEEEKAVVTEPSKEVESEEHRLSEQKEDTEMKTNYEISTNDLITSLAQTCDLTAVNPTNDSELQKSRDWMNKEFLVEGSGKNECKVVCFIKAPATALENLTCKIVNDTSSLVVDDSEELVSNVISIECSDYEKTIPFPINIAIPFTSRFRGNYREIMVKVTEVNFQSNYLTPISLEGYQGNHQETFAEVKVYQLGVFSVLSCLKRETFTVPKVGLSQKLSVDSRISFYYPPETFSSPAAMQLKVQPIEPSLISTLKARHDMYYSVVSTSALVYIQHPSAQPFNNSVTITLPCPPNPEKKRQGDETEQVRAISATVKRVAAAYHPRATSASVRKNGENLSDSLKLLGHRNKEQEWMVFDDINIQNARNGLVSFELNEHLESFVVIRLSFLLETTYLLLFAQALEEAVCSTMSNVVLYRKRENPNKIVVLLSASRELSWELQNLHEEGYFGPPEPTQQFPLREGEQIHFQFTGNIFASENGKDFGKAYRLTFHSQRKPKLELQIKEVDEFGNHSSPHYKGTAVFYKITREMITKEWKQPLPCADYQHQSPLCKLALTLPKISQRVADGAVLIHHPCTNSLRISLSR from the exons ATGGAAATAGCTGAAGGTAGGATTACACCTTCTGCAGACAAATCAGAACAACGGGAAAAGATCTGGCAACTGAACCTGCTAGCAAGAGATGTGCTTCTGAAAAGTGATAATGAAGAGAGAGTGGAATATGTGCTAAGACTGATCTCTTCAACAAGAGAGCTGAGCGGATCTCTCAGCCAACACCTGGGGAACATTACAGAAAGCCTTCAAGACACTTGCCACTTGCTGAGTGTTCTTCATGACAAACACAAGGAATTGACTGCAAGTCCAG agTACAATGACATTATAGATTGTCTGCAGAAATTGAAGGATTATTTGACAAACACAGTCTCACACCTTCAAGAGgccaaaaataaactttatgcTGCTAGTTGCAAAGCAGATGATTCTCAGATCCAGACTGCTCAAAATACTTCTGGAGAAACAAGTGTGTGTTGTTCTGAAGGAGAAGCAATGGAGTCTGTGCAAGCATCTTCTAGTCCCAGTCACCAATCCCAAAGAACTCCTTCCCCAAACAAGACAGAAGGTCAGAACATTAATCGAATCCAGTCAAGTGACACTAAAACTGtggcaaaagaaatatttgcatcaTGGGCTGAAAATGTATCTGCTCAAGAACAGGACATTAGCAGAGAACCTCcaatgaaaaaggaagatggTGAATGCAGAGTGCTAATGACCTCTTCTCCAGAGAAAAAGGATAATAATGGGAAAGATAAGACTCTCAGAGATAGCtctgttactgaaaaatattcagaactGGCTTGTCAAGATGCTCTTAAGGGCACTCGAGAAGGCCTTCCATCTCAGACATTGACAGATATTTACGACAAAATTGTCACAAGTTGttgtgaagaggaagaaaaagcagtagtCACAGAACCGTCAAAAGAGGTGGAAAGTGAAGAACACAGACTGtcagagcaaaaggaagacactgaaatgaaaacaaattatgaGATTTCTACGAATGATCTAATTACATCTTTAGCACAAACATGTGATCTTACTGCTGTGAATCCTACAAATGATTCAGAACTGCAAAAATCTAGGGACTGGATGAACAAAGA gTTTCTAGTGGAAGGGAGCGGTAAGAATGAATGTAAAgtagtttgttttattaaagccCCTGCAACTGCTCTGGAGAATCTGACATGTAAGATAGTCAATGACACTAGTTCCTTGGTGGTTGATGATTCTGAGGAGCTGGTCAGCAATGTTATCAGTATTGAATGCTCTGATTATGAGAAAACAATCCCTTTCCCTATCAACATTGCAATCCCGTTCACTTCACGCTTCAGAGGAAATTATCGGGAGATTATGGTGAAGGTGACAGAAGTGAACTTTCAATCAAATTACTTAACTCCCATTTCTTTGGAGGGATACCAAGGAAACCATCAG GAAACATTTGCGGAAGTGAAAGTTTACCAGCTGggtgttttttctgtgttgtcatGCTTAAAGAGAGAAACTTTTACTGTTCCAAAGGTAGGACTCTCACAAAAGCTGAGCGTGGATTCTAGAATCTCTTTCTATTATCCTCCGGAAACTTTCAGTTCTCCAGCAGCCATGCAGTTAAAG GTTCAGCCAATTGAACCATCACTGATTTCCACACTGAAAGCAAGACATGATATGTACTACTCAGTGGTATCCACCAGTGCACTGGTTTATATCCAGCATCCTTCAGCCCAACCATTTAATAACTCAGTCACTATTACTCTACCCTGTCCTccaaatccagaaaaaaaaaggcaaggagatGAGACAGAACAAGTGAGAGCCATCAGTGCTACAGTAAAGAGGGTTGCTGCAGCATACCATCCTCG GGCTACAAGTGCTTCTGTGAGAAAGAATGGAGAGAATCTCAGTGATTCTTTGAAATTATTAGGtcacagaaacaaagaacaggAATGGATGGTGTTTGATGATATTAATATCCAGAATGCACGGAATGGGCTTGTATCATTTGAACTAAATGAACATTTAGAAAG CTTTGTGGTCATTCGGCTTTCATTCCTCTTGGAAACTACGTATCTTCTCCTTTTTGCTCAGGCTCTGGAAGAAGCTGTTTGTAGCACAATGTCTAATGTGGTATTGTATCGGAAAAGAGAAAACCCAAATAAAATAGTAGTCTTACTATCTGCATCCAGAGAATTGTCCTGGGAGCTTCAAAATCTCCATGAGGAGGGCTACTTTGGTCCCCCAGAACCTACGCAGCAGTTTCCATTAAGAGAAGGAGAGCAGATTCATTTTCAATTTACAGGCAATATATTTGCCTCAG aaaatggaaaagattttggaaaagCCTACAGGCTGACTTTTCATTCACAAAGAAAGCCCAAGCTAGAGCTCCAAATTAAAGAAGTGGATGAGTTTGGTAACCACAGCTCACCTCATTACAAAGGAACAGctgttttttataaaatcacCAGAGAGATGATAACCAAAGAATGGAAACAGCCCTTGCCATGTGCTGATTACCAACACCAGTCACCACTGTGCAAATTAGCGCTAACATTACCAAAG ATAAGCCAAAGAGTTGCTGATGGAGCAGTTCTGATCCATCACCCATGTACAAACTCCCTCAGAATTTCTCTTAGCAGGTGA
- the DTHD1 gene encoding death domain-containing protein 1 isoform X3, producing MEIAEGRITPSADKSEQREKIWQLNLLARDVLLKSDNEERVEYVLRLISSTRELSGSLSQHLGNITESLQDTCHLLSVLHDKHKELTASPEYNDIIDCLQKLKDYLTNTVSHLQEAKNKLYAASCKADDSQIQTAQNTSGETSVCCSEGEAMESVQASSSPSHQSQRTPSPNKTEGQNINRIQSSDTKTVAKEIFASWAENVSAQEQDISREPPMKKEDGECRVLMTSSPEKKDNNGKDKTLRDSSVTEKYSELACQDALKGTREGLPSQTLTDIYDKIVTSCCEEEEKAVVTEPSKEVESEEHRLSEQKEDTEMKTNYEISTNDLITSLAQTCDLTAVNPTNDSELQKSRDWMNKEFLVEGSGKNECKVVCFIKAPATALENLTCKIVNDTSSLVVDDSEELVSNVISIECSDYEKTIPFPINIAIPFTSRFRGNYREIMVKVTEVNFQSNYLTPISLEGYQGNHQETFAEVKVYQLGVFSVLSCLKRETFTVPKVGLSQKLSVDSRISFYYPPETFSSPAAMQLKVQPIEPSLISTLKARHDMYYSVVSTSALVYIQHPSAQPFNNSVTITLPCPPNPEKKRQGDETEQVRAISATVKRVAAAYHPRATSASVRKNGENLSDSLKLLGHRNKEQEWMVFDDINIQNARNGLVSFELNEHLESFVVIRLSFLLETTYLLLFAQALEEAVCSTMSNVVLYRKRENPNKIVVLLSASRELSWELQNLHEEGYFGPPEPTQQFPLREGEQIHFQFTGNIFASENGKDFGKAYRLTFHSQRKPKLELQIKEVDEFGNHSSPHYKGTAVFYKITREMITKEWKQPLPCADYQHQSPLCKLALTLPKG from the exons ATGGAAATAGCTGAAGGTAGGATTACACCTTCTGCAGACAAATCAGAACAACGGGAAAAGATCTGGCAACTGAACCTGCTAGCAAGAGATGTGCTTCTGAAAAGTGATAATGAAGAGAGAGTGGAATATGTGCTAAGACTGATCTCTTCAACAAGAGAGCTGAGCGGATCTCTCAGCCAACACCTGGGGAACATTACAGAAAGCCTTCAAGACACTTGCCACTTGCTGAGTGTTCTTCATGACAAACACAAGGAATTGACTGCAAGTCCAG agTACAATGACATTATAGATTGTCTGCAGAAATTGAAGGATTATTTGACAAACACAGTCTCACACCTTCAAGAGgccaaaaataaactttatgcTGCTAGTTGCAAAGCAGATGATTCTCAGATCCAGACTGCTCAAAATACTTCTGGAGAAACAAGTGTGTGTTGTTCTGAAGGAGAAGCAATGGAGTCTGTGCAAGCATCTTCTAGTCCCAGTCACCAATCCCAAAGAACTCCTTCCCCAAACAAGACAGAAGGTCAGAACATTAATCGAATCCAGTCAAGTGACACTAAAACTGtggcaaaagaaatatttgcatcaTGGGCTGAAAATGTATCTGCTCAAGAACAGGACATTAGCAGAGAACCTCcaatgaaaaaggaagatggTGAATGCAGAGTGCTAATGACCTCTTCTCCAGAGAAAAAGGATAATAATGGGAAAGATAAGACTCTCAGAGATAGCtctgttactgaaaaatattcagaactGGCTTGTCAAGATGCTCTTAAGGGCACTCGAGAAGGCCTTCCATCTCAGACATTGACAGATATTTACGACAAAATTGTCACAAGTTGttgtgaagaggaagaaaaagcagtagtCACAGAACCGTCAAAAGAGGTGGAAAGTGAAGAACACAGACTGtcagagcaaaaggaagacactgaaatgaaaacaaattatgaGATTTCTACGAATGATCTAATTACATCTTTAGCACAAACATGTGATCTTACTGCTGTGAATCCTACAAATGATTCAGAACTGCAAAAATCTAGGGACTGGATGAACAAAGA gTTTCTAGTGGAAGGGAGCGGTAAGAATGAATGTAAAgtagtttgttttattaaagccCCTGCAACTGCTCTGGAGAATCTGACATGTAAGATAGTCAATGACACTAGTTCCTTGGTGGTTGATGATTCTGAGGAGCTGGTCAGCAATGTTATCAGTATTGAATGCTCTGATTATGAGAAAACAATCCCTTTCCCTATCAACATTGCAATCCCGTTCACTTCACGCTTCAGAGGAAATTATCGGGAGATTATGGTGAAGGTGACAGAAGTGAACTTTCAATCAAATTACTTAACTCCCATTTCTTTGGAGGGATACCAAGGAAACCATCAG GAAACATTTGCGGAAGTGAAAGTTTACCAGCTGggtgttttttctgtgttgtcatGCTTAAAGAGAGAAACTTTTACTGTTCCAAAGGTAGGACTCTCACAAAAGCTGAGCGTGGATTCTAGAATCTCTTTCTATTATCCTCCGGAAACTTTCAGTTCTCCAGCAGCCATGCAGTTAAAG GTTCAGCCAATTGAACCATCACTGATTTCCACACTGAAAGCAAGACATGATATGTACTACTCAGTGGTATCCACCAGTGCACTGGTTTATATCCAGCATCCTTCAGCCCAACCATTTAATAACTCAGTCACTATTACTCTACCCTGTCCTccaaatccagaaaaaaaaaggcaaggagatGAGACAGAACAAGTGAGAGCCATCAGTGCTACAGTAAAGAGGGTTGCTGCAGCATACCATCCTCG GGCTACAAGTGCTTCTGTGAGAAAGAATGGAGAGAATCTCAGTGATTCTTTGAAATTATTAGGtcacagaaacaaagaacaggAATGGATGGTGTTTGATGATATTAATATCCAGAATGCACGGAATGGGCTTGTATCATTTGAACTAAATGAACATTTAGAAAG CTTTGTGGTCATTCGGCTTTCATTCCTCTTGGAAACTACGTATCTTCTCCTTTTTGCTCAGGCTCTGGAAGAAGCTGTTTGTAGCACAATGTCTAATGTGGTATTGTATCGGAAAAGAGAAAACCCAAATAAAATAGTAGTCTTACTATCTGCATCCAGAGAATTGTCCTGGGAGCTTCAAAATCTCCATGAGGAGGGCTACTTTGGTCCCCCAGAACCTACGCAGCAGTTTCCATTAAGAGAAGGAGAGCAGATTCATTTTCAATTTACAGGCAATATATTTGCCTCAG aaaatggaaaagattttggaaaagCCTACAGGCTGACTTTTCATTCACAAAGAAAGCCCAAGCTAGAGCTCCAAATTAAAGAAGTGGATGAGTTTGGTAACCACAGCTCACCTCATTACAAAGGAACAGctgttttttataaaatcacCAGAGAGATGATAACCAAAGAATGGAAACAGCCCTTGCCATGTGCTGATTACCAACACCAGTCACCACTGTGCAAATTAGCGCTAACATTACCAAAG